A section of the Papio anubis isolate 15944 chromosome 2, Panubis1.0, whole genome shotgun sequence genome encodes:
- the UCN2 gene encoding urocortin-2, translating to MTRCALLVLMVLMFGRVLVVPVTPIPTFQLRPQNSPQTTPGPAPAASESPSAAPTWPWAAQSHRSPTRHSGSRIVLSLDVSIGLLQILLEQARARAAREQATTNARILAHVGRR from the coding sequence ATGACCAGGTGTGCTCTGCTGGTGTTGATGGTCCTGATGTTTGGCAGAGTCCTGGTTGTCCCAGTGACCCCTATCCCAACCTTCCAGCTCCGCCCTCAGAATTCTCCCCAGACCACTCCTGGACCTGCACCTGCGGCCTCAGAGAGCCCCTCAGCTGCTCCCACATGGCCCTGGGCTGCCCAGAGCCACCGCAGCCCCACCCGCCACTCTGGCTCGCGCATTGTCCTATCGCTGGATGTCTCCATCGGCCTCTTGCAGATCTTACTGGAGCAAGCCCGGGCCAGGGCTGCCAGGGAGCAGGCCACCACCAACGCCCGCATCCTGGCCCATGTCGGCCGCCGCTGA